One genomic segment of Paenibacillus sp. FSL H8-0332 includes these proteins:
- a CDS encoding TetR/AcrR family transcriptional regulator C-terminal domain-containing protein gives MIEQSTDMRVVRSRTLMENALFSILEQEGIKGLKVKNLCEKAGINRGTFYLHYKDIFHLIEETSFIQGLLEVFEPIHMKELIDYPDPQGAFPPITKAFEYMQQHASFFKALFHPDAPAEIQERLRYLTGTRLYDNLIQHQPEMDHESRLFTEYAIAYLGNAQFGLIHHWFMSDRAMPPEDIARMLTVYIRNTPCLDNTVPTK, from the coding sequence ATGATTGAACAGAGTACAGACATGAGAGTCGTCCGCAGCCGTACCCTAATGGAGAATGCCTTATTTTCTATTTTGGAGCAGGAAGGAATTAAAGGGCTGAAGGTCAAGAATCTATGTGAAAAAGCAGGGATTAACCGGGGTACCTTCTATTTGCACTATAAAGATATTTTTCATCTGATTGAGGAAACATCATTTATTCAAGGGTTATTAGAGGTATTTGAGCCCATCCATATGAAGGAGTTAATCGACTACCCTGATCCGCAAGGAGCTTTCCCACCTATCACTAAGGCCTTTGAATATATGCAGCAGCATGCCAGTTTTTTCAAGGCATTATTCCATCCGGATGCTCCGGCAGAGATCCAAGAACGCCTGCGGTATCTGACGGGTACACGCTTATATGATAATCTTATACAACATCAACCGGAGATGGATCACGAAAGCCGCCTGTTTACTGAATATGCCATAGCTTATTTGGGTAACGCCCAATTTGGGCTTATCCATCACTGGTTTATGAGCGACCGTGCCATGCCGCCCGAAGATATAGCCCGAATGTTAACCGTATATATACGTAATACCCCCTGTCTTGATAACACTGTCCCCACAAAATAA
- a CDS encoding aldo/keto reductase, with the protein MEYRFLGKTGTKVSSFALGGSGFGTRTSEAESRLIIDKALDYGINLVDTSNIYGQGESERVIGQAIKHRRENVLLATKFGAESPEKINQSGGSRRSIRTAVEQSLLRLQTDYIDIYQLHLPLEWMGYEEILLTLNDLVREGKIHHIGTSNHLGGQLVQAQAISDRYHIQRFVSEQTPYSLINRRMEFELAGIAKQYNLSLFVYSPLSGGLLTGKYKPGQPAQSGTRASDLKGYMDNLDPELAENEYKFKLIAQLQQLANESGISLADMATAFTQSHPAVTSIIWGPRTLEQLGAYISGAETRLSTDVLDAIDVIVPPGKRVDDKEQTWTPEWMKPEQRRRHM; encoded by the coding sequence ATGGAATATCGTTTTCTTGGAAAGACCGGTACTAAGGTCAGCAGCTTTGCGCTTGGCGGGTCTGGTTTTGGAACCAGGACAAGTGAAGCAGAGAGCCGGCTAATCATAGATAAGGCTTTGGATTACGGGATTAATCTAGTGGATACCTCTAATATTTACGGACAGGGAGAATCAGAACGTGTGATAGGCCAAGCTATTAAGCACAGACGGGAGAACGTATTGCTGGCTACTAAATTTGGTGCGGAGTCCCCTGAGAAAATTAATCAGAGCGGCGGGTCACGCCGCTCGATCAGGACGGCTGTCGAGCAAAGTCTGTTACGTCTGCAAACCGACTATATAGACATTTATCAGCTTCATCTTCCGCTGGAATGGATGGGCTATGAAGAAATTCTGCTCACGTTAAACGATTTGGTGAGGGAGGGGAAAATTCATCATATCGGCACCTCCAATCACCTCGGCGGACAGCTTGTACAAGCACAGGCGATTAGCGACCGTTATCATATTCAGCGTTTTGTAAGTGAACAGACACCCTATTCGTTGATTAACCGGCGCATGGAATTTGAACTTGCGGGAATCGCCAAGCAGTACAATTTGTCTCTATTTGTGTATAGTCCCCTATCCGGGGGCTTGCTGACTGGAAAATATAAACCGGGCCAGCCCGCACAAAGCGGCACACGCGCTTCCGATTTAAAAGGATATATGGATAATCTCGACCCGGAACTTGCCGAAAATGAATACAAGTTCAAGCTCATTGCCCAATTGCAGCAGTTGGCCAATGAATCGGGGATTTCGCTGGCGGATATGGCCACCGCTTTTACACAAAGCCATCCGGCTGTTACCTCTATAATATGGGGACCACGGACCTTGGAGCAATTGGGTGCCTATATCTCCGGTGCGGAGACCAGGCTCAGTACAGATGTGCTGGATGCGATTGATGTTATTGTTCCGCCAGGTAAACGGGTAGATGACAAAGAGCAAACCTGGACCCCGGAGTGGATGAAGCCGGAACAGCGCAGACGGCATATGTAG
- a CDS encoding S-layer homology domain-containing protein — MASASTAPTADPVPVADSVWVTDSELVTGPVTAPDSDEAPASPAEPDAAAVADAAALPEAAPVQETSPEQVQMKTAAEAAPLFQWSFRPGQVLDRTSVVNSVYPDAAAERAELKGVAAIVYDDQRGDVLSLPGGGNGTAWLKLPDQLYSGIKDELSISFWANIDSSANAYNRLLSSTIAEKGLTNAGVSGWQDSEFIIIAGDGTFSNRIYTGTNPSQIASYKGDIVWNRNPAKGKWQQVTVTMTSSGAYEVYLDGVPVGIKGLDQGKSSSGATMPSVLEHFFSRDYLNALKFNDFGRSLYTSDGDIKGKFDDLRIYNVQLNANQVSALYAETKHEENTSAKPAKISVDLADRSLGPVFHGSSGALYAISEPNVPDINTLIPIKPSHISQKPPNGIQHPTGDALRVSDYFFEAGGEAVNIVMQDYYQHWYYPSRTANEYIQEAVIPITTAVKAYKQQWEAANPGRDADARFIYIPFNEPEQNNTRYPQLLADNQTGKNSRAVFNSDWLAVTKKIKEIDPGAVISGVNLTQYGAKVFEDFIPYCVENDCLPDIISWHMLWDKAFNQAPSNVATFRTVEAGSLQRYKELYPDRTVPFPIKVDINEYAATSEIAVGGSLIHYIARYDELKMNSMLPYWNTANSYGSLLAGQNEPNGAWWLYKWYADMMGGDMAKIEVINARHENDAFGPGLYGLSSIQDNKKQVSIAFGGTQGDGQIVFNNVTGNGNSPSFLTEAEAVHITVWHAGYTGLTGFLVEPTQILDRDYPVKNGSVTLDVNLNDYTSAYYAVITPAVDHAPKETFYQRFEAENAEVRTNVTLTDHYPRKSTGRSASNGQYVQGIKAADSLVKWTEVTVPADGSYRLDLIGGSSATSTLRNQSNTGDANQRINSEWFIKIDDQPATKLVLRADYNMQLLGGNTIFADLTQGTHSIGISKYNPDTGEAGQGESTLDAMELTYSGLPGAHPNYRVQAEFADYDPALGLSRESSLEGFEGAGYVTGYGSSQDANTRFVVSVLQDGMYDLQIRYATSGAGKLQIQHDRKPLVDLPVTNTGGQWQTATVPTFLRTGINLVDVRSSAALSLDYINAAFVSQTSVYSVEAEAATVVGTPAGSELPLIREDAFAKYASGGKYVNGITSYDGAERYLELKDITVSKAGTYKLVVTYANGESAGTHAYNNDVVERYAQVSVNGGEPQTVFFKNTISWQQFATQTFDVELKAGPNSIRFSNNNTYDGGSNPYGGTGAQGFTPYTAVPHQYAPAFDRFDIYPRHTLVTDGGGDPGGGNNGGGDPGGGNNGGGDPGGGNNGGGDPGGSNNGGGETGGGNNGGSGNGGGTTVGSVTPVQPEAPSGSGHLTVEAEVTGTTATAILDAQKVKAADQITVSSTLGTFHFPVKAVDTAAWGQQLGTGDWKLKVSMTVLPEQRQQEILQAVLAAQGKLISPAIEYTVTAEANGRTVEIPGFKGSYSRGTLQLDSPADSRNTTVVRIEKDGSFTFVPAVFNGTGVTFYSPSNGTFAVISSNKTFEDIKGHWAQASVEKLASKYILTGLTDSRFAPNATTTRAEFAAMMVRALGYSSSSSADVAFKDIPTGAWYTGSVGTAAELGLVRGGTDNNFRPNDIITRQEMTVILVKAMALAGSPLPASELQPAAFKDAGKIAGWAQQDVAKAVQAGLITGTPDGQFHPGQSATRAEAATVILRLLEQAGFVN, encoded by the coding sequence TTGGCAAGCGCTTCCACAGCTCCGACCGCAGACCCGGTTCCTGTGGCAGATTCTGTATGGGTGACTGATTCGGAGTTAGTGACCGGTCCGGTTACGGCACCTGACTCCGATGAAGCCCCTGCTTCCCCGGCGGAGCCGGATGCTGCTGCGGTGGCAGACGCTGCTGCACTGCCGGAGGCTGCTCCTGTTCAGGAGACTTCCCCTGAGCAAGTCCAGATGAAGACCGCCGCTGAAGCGGCCCCGCTGTTCCAATGGAGCTTCCGCCCCGGACAGGTGCTTGACCGCACCTCGGTGGTGAACAGCGTCTACCCCGATGCAGCCGCTGAACGCGCCGAGCTTAAGGGAGTCGCTGCCATTGTCTATGACGACCAGCGCGGAGATGTCCTCTCTTTACCCGGCGGAGGGAACGGTACTGCCTGGCTGAAGCTGCCCGATCAGCTCTACAGCGGGATCAAGGATGAACTGTCCATCTCCTTTTGGGCCAACATTGACTCATCGGCTAACGCATATAACCGTCTGCTGTCCTCCACGATTGCTGAGAAGGGGCTGACGAATGCCGGAGTAAGCGGCTGGCAGGACTCCGAGTTCATTATCATCGCCGGGGATGGCACGTTCAGCAACCGGATCTATACCGGCACGAATCCAAGCCAGATTGCCAGCTACAAAGGCGATATCGTCTGGAACCGTAACCCGGCCAAGGGCAAGTGGCAGCAGGTGACCGTCACTATGACCAGCAGCGGGGCCTACGAGGTATACCTGGACGGTGTTCCCGTTGGCATCAAAGGTCTGGATCAGGGCAAAAGCTCATCCGGAGCAACCATGCCCTCCGTTCTGGAGCATTTCTTCTCGCGTGATTATCTGAACGCCCTCAAATTCAATGATTTCGGCAGATCGCTCTATACCTCGGATGGAGATATCAAGGGGAAATTCGACGATCTGCGGATTTACAATGTCCAGTTAAATGCCAATCAGGTCAGCGCACTCTATGCAGAGACGAAGCATGAGGAGAACACCTCCGCCAAGCCGGCCAAAATCTCGGTCGATCTGGCAGACCGCTCGCTCGGACCTGTATTCCATGGCTCTTCCGGCGCACTGTATGCGATCAGCGAGCCGAATGTGCCGGATATCAATACACTGATTCCGATCAAGCCCTCGCATATCTCCCAAAAGCCGCCGAACGGCATCCAGCACCCGACTGGTGACGCGCTCCGGGTGTCGGACTATTTCTTCGAGGCTGGCGGGGAAGCTGTAAATATCGTTATGCAGGATTATTATCAGCATTGGTACTATCCGTCCAGAACGGCTAACGAATATATCCAGGAGGCCGTCATTCCGATTACAACAGCTGTCAAGGCCTATAAGCAGCAATGGGAGGCCGCGAATCCGGGGCGGGATGCGGATGCCAGATTCATCTATATCCCGTTCAATGAGCCTGAGCAGAACAATACCCGTTATCCCCAGCTGCTGGCGGATAACCAGACAGGCAAGAATTCAAGAGCCGTATTCAACAGCGACTGGCTGGCGGTAACGAAAAAGATCAAAGAGATTGACCCCGGCGCAGTCATTTCGGGAGTGAATCTAACCCAATATGGAGCCAAAGTATTCGAGGATTTCATTCCCTACTGCGTAGAAAATGACTGTCTGCCGGACATTATCAGCTGGCATATGCTGTGGGACAAAGCCTTCAACCAGGCTCCCTCGAACGTAGCCACCTTCCGGACGGTGGAAGCAGGGTCCTTGCAGCGCTATAAAGAGCTGTACCCGGACCGGACGGTTCCCTTCCCGATCAAAGTGGACATCAATGAGTATGCCGCAACCTCGGAGATTGCCGTAGGCGGCTCGCTGATTCATTACATCGCACGTTATGATGAGCTGAAAATGAACAGCATGCTGCCGTATTGGAACACGGCCAACTCCTACGGGTCGCTGCTCGCCGGGCAGAACGAGCCTAACGGGGCATGGTGGCTCTACAAATGGTATGCCGATATGATGGGCGGCGACATGGCCAAGATTGAGGTCATCAACGCCAGACATGAGAATGACGCCTTCGGCCCCGGCTTGTACGGGCTAAGCTCCATTCAGGACAACAAAAAGCAGGTTAGTATCGCGTTCGGAGGCACACAGGGAGACGGCCAGATCGTGTTCAACAACGTGACCGGCAATGGAAACAGCCCCTCCTTCCTCACAGAAGCAGAAGCCGTGCATATCACCGTATGGCATGCTGGATATACGGGCTTGACCGGATTTCTCGTAGAGCCTACCCAGATTCTGGACCGTGATTATCCCGTCAAGAACGGCTCGGTCACCCTGGATGTCAACCTGAACGATTACACCTCGGCGTATTATGCAGTCATTACTCCGGCTGTTGATCATGCCCCGAAGGAGACTTTCTATCAGCGCTTCGAGGCTGAGAATGCCGAGGTGCGGACCAATGTGACCCTGACGGATCACTATCCGCGCAAGAGCACCGGACGCTCTGCCTCGAACGGCCAGTACGTCCAAGGCATCAAGGCTGCGGACAGCCTGGTGAAATGGACGGAGGTTACGGTTCCGGCAGACGGGAGCTACCGGCTGGATCTGATTGGCGGCAGCAGCGCAACCTCCACCCTGCGCAATCAATCCAATACCGGAGATGCGAATCAGCGCATCAATTCCGAATGGTTCATCAAGATTGATGATCAGCCGGCAACGAAGCTGGTTCTGCGTGCGGATTACAACATGCAGCTGCTGGGAGGCAATACGATCTTTGCCGATCTGACGCAAGGGACACATTCCATCGGCATCAGCAAATACAACCCGGATACGGGAGAAGCGGGCCAGGGTGAATCCACCCTTGACGCGATGGAATTAACTTATAGCGGCTTACCAGGCGCACACCCCAATTACCGTGTACAGGCGGAATTCGCCGACTACGATCCTGCGCTGGGGTTATCGAGAGAGAGCAGCCTGGAAGGCTTCGAGGGTGCCGGATATGTGACCGGCTACGGCAGCAGCCAGGATGCCAATACCCGCTTTGTGGTAAGTGTGCTGCAAGACGGCATGTATGATCTGCAGATCCGCTATGCCACATCTGGCGCGGGCAAATTGCAAATTCAACATGACCGCAAGCCGCTCGTAGATCTGCCTGTTACCAATACCGGCGGACAATGGCAGACTGCTACAGTACCAACCTTCTTACGCACAGGCATCAACCTCGTTGATGTGCGTTCCAGCGCTGCGCTTAGCCTGGATTATATTAACGCAGCCTTCGTCAGCCAGACTTCTGTATATTCCGTTGAGGCAGAGGCGGCAACGGTCGTAGGTACTCCGGCCGGCTCCGAGCTGCCGCTCATCCGTGAGGATGCCTTTGCCAAATATGCTTCAGGCGGCAAATATGTGAACGGCATTACCTCCTACGACGGAGCGGAGCGGTATCTGGAGCTGAAGGACATCACAGTGTCCAAAGCAGGCACTTATAAACTGGTCGTTACCTACGCGAACGGTGAAAGTGCGGGGACACATGCTTACAACAATGACGTTGTTGAACGGTATGCGCAAGTAAGCGTCAACGGCGGCGAGCCGCAGACCGTCTTTTTCAAGAACACCATCTCATGGCAGCAGTTCGCCACACAGACCTTTGATGTTGAGCTGAAGGCAGGCCCCAACAGTATCCGCTTCTCCAATAATAATACGTATGACGGCGGCTCCAACCCTTATGGAGGAACAGGGGCGCAAGGCTTCACTCCTTACACAGCGGTCCCGCACCAATACGCACCTGCGTTCGACCGGTTCGATATTTATCCGCGGCATACGCTTGTGACTGACGGCGGCGGTGATCCCGGCGGCGGTAACAACGGCGGCGGTGATCCTGGCGGCGGCAATAACGGCGGCGGTGATCCTGGCGGCGGCAACAACGGCGGCGGCGATCCCGGCGGTAGCAACAACGGCGGCGGCGAAACTGGCGGCGGCAACAACGGCGGGAGTGGCAACGGCGGTGGCACTACCGTTGGTTCGGTCACCCCTGTTCAGCCAGAAGCACCAAGCGGCAGCGGCCATTTGACCGTCGAAGCAGAGGTTACAGGAACTACTGCAACAGCCATATTGGATGCCCAGAAAGTAAAAGCGGCAGACCAGATCACCGTCTCGTCTACGCTCGGCACCTTCCACTTCCCTGTAAAAGCGGTTGATACCGCAGCTTGGGGACAGCAATTGGGAACCGGGGACTGGAAGCTTAAGGTCAGTATGACGGTCCTGCCGGAACAGCGGCAGCAAGAGATCCTTCAGGCTGTCCTGGCAGCCCAGGGCAAATTAATCAGCCCTGCCATTGAATACACGGTAACGGCTGAAGCCAATGGACGCACAGTGGAGATTCCAGGGTTCAAGGGCAGCTATTCCCGGGGCACCCTGCAGCTCGACAGTCCGGCAGACAGCCGTAATACGACCGTGGTGCGGATCGAGAAGGACGGAAGCTTCACCTTCGTTCCGGCGGTCTTCAACGGCACCGGTGTAACCTTCTATAGTCCGAGCAACGGCACGTTTGCAGTGATTTCAAGCAATAAGACATTCGAGGATATCAAGGGGCACTGGGCACAGGCATCCGTCGAAAAGCTGGCCTCCAAGTACATCCTCACCGGCTTAACAGACAGCAGGTTCGCACCGAATGCTACCACTACCCGCGCGGAATTCGCTGCGATGATGGTTCGTGCGCTGGGCTACTCCTCCTCTAGTTCGGCAGATGTTGCGTTTAAGGATATCCCCACCGGCGCGTGGTACACCGGAAGCGTCGGGACAGCTGCTGAGCTGGGTCTGGTGCGGGGCGGAACGGACAATAATTTCCGGCCGAACGACATCATTACCCGCCAGGAGATGACCGTTATTCTGGTTAAAGCGATGGCCCTTGCAGGCTCGCCGCTCCCAGCTTCAGAGCTTCAGCCGGCAGCCTTCAAGGATGCAGGCAAGATTGCGGGCTGGGCGCAGCAGGATGTAGCCAAGGCAGTTCAGGCCGGCCTGATCACCGGAACGCCTGACGGACAATTCCATCCAGGGCAATCCGCCACCCGTGCAGAGGCGGCGACAGTGATTCTTAGATTGCTGGAGCAGGCGGGCTTCGTGAATTGA
- a CDS encoding sensor histidine kinase, whose product MKPSRRFVSVKNKMLFFFLLAILIPVVILFVNSYISSQQMLERKYTDLLADVTRQSNIRIEEFLEDTKQISLIASYGINSYISAVSQENYPVQNYLHDSSVTNELQATQLLMNYITMKDRAISIYVYNLVNGSDLYVAPNKPVDYTYNPREEDWFTEFLRSDDITRDLPTRLDLQTKADSNWTIYNLRKIFDMENGKLLGVMAVSVDIDFINRLNKRMEAGNRSAFTVTDDSGMIIFNNNYNLIGKPFRTLFPVREEELAAGSGRQIVHVAGKDYILIQSPFEEHNWKTYMYMPVEELAVEGYILKRNLWTIAVVLLLFALASSVYMSNLITRPIKQLIRNMTLVEQGKFDNLPAVRSNDEIGVMASRFEQMSAELKQLVERIYVEQEQKVEAEIRALQAQISPHFLYNTLNSVKWIATMQQSDKIVEMTGALISMLRYTAKTDNRLVPIREELEHIGHYIVIQKVRYFNRIEFHSEVEETLAEQEIPKLSIQPLVENAIFHGIADQEDGLLFIEVRRAGNAELTITVRDNGAGISAEAAAKLRSRLGGAEDSGGIGVTNVHQRVRRLYGEPYGVSFESSPGQGAVFVITIPIRDRKGGY is encoded by the coding sequence TTGAAGCCCAGTCGCCGTTTTGTGAGCGTGAAGAACAAGATGCTGTTCTTTTTTCTGCTGGCCATTCTGATTCCGGTTGTGATTCTGTTCGTTAACTCCTACATCTCCTCCCAGCAGATGCTTGAACGTAAATATACGGACCTGCTGGCCGATGTGACGAGGCAGTCGAATATCCGCATCGAGGAATTCCTGGAGGACACGAAGCAGATTTCGCTCATCGCCAGCTACGGGATTAACAGCTACATCTCAGCCGTCTCGCAGGAGAACTACCCGGTACAGAACTATCTGCACGACAGCTCTGTGACGAACGAACTTCAGGCCACGCAATTGCTGATGAATTACATCACTATGAAGGACCGTGCCATCTCTATCTATGTCTACAATCTGGTGAATGGGAGCGATCTCTATGTGGCCCCGAACAAGCCTGTCGACTATACGTATAACCCCCGTGAGGAGGACTGGTTCACCGAATTCCTGCGTTCTGACGATATTACGCGCGATCTGCCGACCCGGCTGGACCTGCAGACCAAGGCGGACAGCAATTGGACGATTTACAATCTGCGTAAAATCTTCGATATGGAGAACGGCAAGCTGCTCGGCGTAATGGCGGTAAGTGTAGACATTGACTTCATCAACCGGCTGAACAAGCGGATGGAGGCAGGCAACCGCTCGGCCTTCACCGTTACCGATGACAGCGGCATGATTATATTCAACAACAATTATAACCTGATCGGCAAGCCGTTCAGGACACTTTTTCCGGTCCGTGAGGAAGAACTTGCCGCAGGTTCAGGCAGGCAGATTGTCCACGTAGCCGGGAAGGACTATATTCTGATCCAGTCGCCATTTGAGGAACATAACTGGAAGACTTATATGTACATGCCCGTGGAAGAGCTGGCGGTCGAAGGCTACATCCTGAAGCGGAATCTGTGGACGATTGCCGTCGTGCTGCTCTTGTTCGCCCTGGCCAGCTCGGTGTACATGTCGAATCTGATCACACGGCCGATCAAGCAGCTGATCCGCAATATGACGCTGGTGGAGCAAGGGAAATTCGATAATCTGCCGGCGGTCCGCTCGAATGACGAGATCGGTGTCATGGCCAGCCGGTTCGAGCAGATGTCCGCTGAACTCAAGCAGCTGGTGGAGCGGATCTACGTGGAGCAGGAGCAGAAGGTTGAGGCCGAGATCCGGGCCTTGCAGGCGCAGATCAGCCCCCATTTCCTGTACAATACGCTGAATTCGGTCAAGTGGATCGCCACCATGCAGCAGTCGGACAAAATTGTAGAGATGACCGGGGCGCTGATCTCCATGCTCCGCTATACCGCCAAGACGGACAACCGGCTGGTGCCGATCCGCGAGGAGCTGGAGCACATCGGGCATTATATCGTCATTCAAAAGGTGCGTTATTTCAACCGGATCGAATTCCATTCGGAAGTGGAGGAGACGCTTGCGGAGCAGGAGATTCCGAAGCTGAGCATCCAGCCGCTGGTCGAGAATGCGATCTTCCACGGAATTGCCGACCAGGAGGACGGGCTGCTGTTTATCGAGGTCCGGCGGGCCGGGAATGCTGAACTCACCATTACGGTCAGAGACAACGGTGCGGGCATAAGCGCTGAGGCGGCAGCGAAGCTGCGCAGCAGACTGGGCGGTGCAGAGGACAGCGGCGGCATCGGCGTTACCAATGTGCATCAGCGGGTACGCCGGTTATACGGTGAGCCGTATGGGGTATCGTTCGAGAGCAGTCCGGGGCAGGGTGCGGTATTCGTGATCACAATTCCCATTCGGGACAGGAAGGGGGGCTATTGA
- a CDS encoding response regulator, whose product MLGVIIVDDELLMRIGLKSIIQWEDEGFTILGEAANGREALELAGTHRPDLIITDIKMPVMDGLELIREARRLDIGGQFVILSCLEEFQYAQEALRLGAADYLIKSDMKPQQLVHVLETVKKRAVRLSAGSSAGMPPGSYKESIEHLKETLFKEVLSGFKGAEEVLARREALHIRLSDGPMVLMKLRINRFDQLRRKYVEQDEKLLRYSVANILEEILPRKRAKEIIVMNSAEYVLLLDLGEEGRIVRTEIERAAAKIQAAMKDFLKLTLSIGVSAPAPGFGALKRAYQEADMALDELFFASGSGLSFYDKARSRQRRGERLFIDKPCMRKFRQDTESGSEGALAFLNSLKDTMLLEGCTKQAARSTYIRMLGAILSCFPALPEPNEAGLTVYESILHEESLEGLHQTVAGYLEQCRAQMSEGQSSRSYAEQASELMMQLYAEDISLQSVAEQINVNASYLSRVFKQETGENFVSFLTRLRMEKAKSLLRDRNIKVYEVAERVGYPNTAYFSKLFKKLNSMSPEEYRG is encoded by the coding sequence ATGCTGGGTGTGATTATCGTGGATGACGAGCTGCTGATGCGTATCGGTCTGAAGTCGATCATTCAATGGGAAGATGAGGGCTTCACGATTCTGGGGGAGGCCGCCAACGGGCGCGAGGCGCTGGAGCTGGCCGGGACGCACCGGCCGGATCTGATTATTACGGATATCAAAATGCCGGTGATGGACGGTCTGGAGCTGATCCGGGAGGCCCGGCGGCTGGACATCGGCGGGCAATTCGTCATTCTTAGCTGTCTGGAGGAATTCCAGTATGCCCAGGAGGCGCTCCGGCTCGGGGCGGCGGACTATCTGATCAAGAGCGACATGAAGCCGCAGCAGCTGGTGCATGTGCTGGAGACGGTCAAGAAGCGGGCCGTCCGCCTCTCCGCAGGCAGTTCCGCCGGAATGCCGCCCGGCTCCTACAAGGAGAGCATCGAGCATTTGAAGGAGACGCTGTTCAAGGAAGTGCTGAGCGGCTTCAAGGGAGCCGAAGAGGTGCTCGCCCGTCGTGAAGCGCTGCACATCCGCTTGTCGGACGGGCCGATGGTGCTGATGAAGCTGCGGATCAACCGGTTCGACCAGCTCCGGCGCAAGTACGTGGAGCAGGACGAGAAGCTGCTGCGCTATTCGGTGGCGAATATTCTGGAAGAGATCCTGCCCCGCAAGCGGGCGAAGGAGATCATTGTCATGAATTCTGCTGAATATGTGCTGCTGCTCGATCTCGGGGAGGAAGGGCGGATTGTCCGCACGGAGATCGAGCGCGCCGCCGCCAAGATCCAGGCGGCGATGAAGGATTTCCTGAAGCTGACCCTGTCGATCGGCGTCAGCGCTCCGGCTCCCGGCTTTGGCGCCCTGAAGCGGGCCTATCAGGAGGCGGACATGGCGCTTGACGAGCTGTTCTTCGCCAGCGGGAGCGGCCTGTCCTTCTATGATAAGGCCAGGAGCCGTCAGAGAAGGGGGGAGCGGCTGTTCATCGACAAGCCTTGCATGCGGAAGTTCAGGCAGGATACCGAGAGCGGGAGCGAAGGGGCGCTTGCCTTCCTGAACAGCCTGAAGGATACTATGCTGCTGGAGGGCTGCACGAAACAGGCGGCGCGTTCGACCTACATACGGATGCTTGGCGCGATTCTGTCCTGCTTCCCGGCGCTTCCCGAGCCGAATGAAGCCGGGCTTACGGTGTACGAGAGCATTCTCCATGAAGAGAGTCTGGAGGGGCTGCACCAGACCGTCGCCGGTTATCTGGAGCAGTGCAGAGCGCAGATGTCGGAGGGACAATCCTCCCGGAGTTATGCAGAGCAGGCGAGTGAGCTGATGATGCAGCTCTACGCAGAGGATATCTCGCTGCAGTCGGTGGCGGAGCAGATTAACGTGAACGCCTCCTATCTCAGCAGGGTATTCAAGCAGGAGACCGGCGAGAATTTCGTCAGCTTCCTGACCCGGCTTCGTATGGAGAAGGCCAAGAGCCTGCTCAGGGACAGGAACATCAAGGTCTATGAGGTTGCTGAGCGTGTGGGTTATCCGAACACCGCGTATTTCAGCAAGCTGTTCAAGAAGCTGAACAGTATGAGTCCCGAGGAATACCGGGGCTAG